The Malus domestica chromosome 10, GDT2T_hap1 nucleotide sequence TATGTTAGCTGGTTGTTATTCCTCCAGCTTTGTAAAGCTAATTAATAGTTTAAGTTAGAGAGAGTGGAAGGCACAATGATGCTTTGTTTAGCTGTCAGGAAGGTCATAATGATGCTGCGATTGCTGCCATTATTCTCTTCCTTTCCGCTCCACCCTCctgcttgtttttcttttcatatataTGCTGTCCTTGTAGCTGGTTCTTCCTTATGAAAATTACATCATAAATTCATCACTACCGAAGAAGAAGAGGTGCCGAAGCAATGATTACCAGAGCTTCCCTTCGATACTATCACTCGATTTTGTTGTGGCTGCCTGTGGTGTCTTTGAAGAGCAATTTGGGTTTGAACCTTTTTGTTATGCCAATTGCTACAtcgatgcaaaaaaaaaaaattgtcttctgAACATGAACGTGTCGTACAAATAGATGCTGTTTTCAGTTCAGTCACTCGTGAGTGTAATGATGTGACATGTGTTTGTGATCTCGACCGGGAGGCAGGGCGCTTATAACAGTTGGGAAGGATGTCAATTGGAGATGCTTGAAACATCCAAACCAGAATTTGTTAAAACAGGGCAAACTGGTGGTGGATCAAGCAGAATTTTGTTCATGCAGATATAGCGAAGGAGGGGTTTGTATTTTCTGGGAGGGATTCTATCAGTTGTTTTACCTTTGGGGTAACCGTCTAGCGGTTGCCGATACAGCAGAGGGAGCCCTTAACGTCTTTTGCTGTTAGAAACTTTATGTTCATCTTAAGAATTTTGAACCTTTTTTGTTACACCAGTGTTTTCACCGCATCTATTTATgtggaaaacaaaagaatatgtTCATGATTTTTATGCAGAATATAACGACATTTAAATATCACTAGATCTCCTCCAAATAGCATCCAAACAATTTGATCTCACAAACAGTCAAACAAAGCTCTTAAAAAGCCTTATACATCAAATACATTAAACCCTTTTAGGGTTTAACCAAGCTTTGCAAGAACATCATTGAGGGAAGATACGGTCGCGGCGTAGTACTTCTCTGCTTCCGGGGTGCTCTTGATCTTTGCTGCATGGTCCAACTGTCCCCagacacaaaacaaaagtaCATGAATCAATACAAACCAAAATCTATGTCAAGTAAAAGACGTGTATGTGACATGGTGAACTTACGCCATCAATGTCTTTGAAGAGCTTTCCAGCGAGTTCCTTGAGGGGCTCCTTCTCGGGTTTAGGTTTGGCAGAAATGACGGTCTTGAGGTCATAACGGAGATACGAGGATCTGAGACGAAGATCGTTCTGGACGTAGGGCCATGCCTTTTTGTCAATGAACTCCTTGACAGCTACAATTTCCTTGGCTGACTCCTTCGCCCGCGCGGCAGCCTGAGCCGGAGTGAGTGGTTGGAGGAAGAACCTCTCCTTCAACGGCAGGTCAAGGTCTCTTGCCTCATCCGAGTTTAGGGTTCCAGCtgccacaacaaaaacaaattcacCTTCGTAAGTTCATCAACGCACCCAATAAACAATTCATGCATTTCATATTCTCAATGATTCAGATCAAACTAAACATATTGTGTTGCAAATCCAATTCCAATGTTTAATTCTGCATTCAAAttaagtgcttttgaaataAGCACTTGAAATTTTGTGTTTCTCATAAAAACAACGCTTATGAGTAAAAGTGCTTCTACGGAAACAGTCTCAAACGAGTCCTAAAACATTGTACATTTTTCATGTAACAAGTTTCTATATTATGTTTTAGTATTCTAATGCAATTGCCATGCTAAGACTGAAAATAGTGACAAGGTCAAGAGTGAGGGTCTTACGCAATCCACCGGAGGGAGGTGGAGGAGGACCGATTTTGATGGGCTTAGCCTCGGCAAGCACAGCTTGAACAAATGACCCGGAGGCCAAACCAACTGCGACGAGACCAAGCACGGCCCTACGACTAGTTTCGGGCTCTGAAGGCACTTGCTGGGCTCTAATGGTGAGCCCGGACCTCGCCACGGCTAGCCTGCCGGTGCTGCTGACCGCGTTCAAGCGTGATGAGCTGCTTAGGTGGAGGCTGCCCTCCAAAACTGCCTGGGAGGAACCGTGCAGGCCAGCCATTGAAGCCATAGCTTGTGCCATTTTCTTAACCTCCTTAACTTTTTATttgctttgtttttttaacaatgATCGGTTTTCAGTGGCAGAAATGTGGAAATTATATGTTTTGTTCTATGCTAATGTGATGTAGAGTGGTCTTGGGCAAGGACCTTATCTGCCATTTTCTGGTTGGATAAATTGGATATGGTTATTAGCCAATTGGGATTTGACAAGTGTTCCTTGTTGCATTTTCTATTTGACAAACTGGATAATGTTCCAACTAGGACTGTCATTTAGAAGTTAAAATTCATAGAGGCATTAAACTTGACTCTCTTTAAATCATAATAACGAGAGCGCCTTGCATGGTGTCATATTGAATTCTGATGAATGAAAATTCTAAGAAAAATTCACCTACACTGTGATGTTATTGTGATGTTTTCCAACTCACTTGTGCTCATGTGTTAGAGTTTTCATATGTCAATGCGTAATGGACTTTAGATAGTGCCATAATGACATACTTATCGTATGAAAGttcttaaaaactctaaacaaaaataaattaaataagagGAATCATCATGTCCATCTATTTTAAGttcatttttttgtcaaaatctcATATAGTGTATAGTCGTATACCAAATAAGTTATGAATTTGCCATTTATGTGTTAAATCCAAATTTAAATGtcttccaaaattaatgaaatttgaaattccATTCAATGAATTACTAGCGATGCAAATCTAGGTTTTATGTCTAAATACTAAATccaattagttaaaaaaaaggaaaaaatattaaataattaatgaaaatgCTTCATTTCATTTCAGTTTTCAAATAACGATATTCGAATGCAACAGCATCCACAAGGGTCCAAAATTACAATACATGACATGTGAAAATGCGGTACTTCGTACTTTTTAAtctgttatttctttttttattagtcTTTTGGTGTTGCTTATCCGCTTtacaaatttcataaatttcaaTTATTGTGTGGCCATTTTGACTTTATACCATTGAACCCGGACCTTCTCCAGATCCCAATATCCAAAGCCTAGGGATCATTTAATCCgggtcgttgaaatttgatctaacggttacaattattataactttagaggtgcctcctgtttgtagccgttggaacAAATTTCAACGCCCCGAATGATTTGATCTCTAGGATTAGGATATTGGAATCCGGAAAGGATCCGGGTTCTATACCATTAACCACAAACAAAATGTAGAGTTAGGGATGGTTTAGGAACGGTATTAGGAGATGAATAGTTTTTAGTGTTTGAGAACACGACTTGAATgatcaagtgtcataatacaattgatTGGACTTTTAAAACCGTAATTGATCAAGTAACTTGGCCCTTTGAAACCCACATAAACCGGCCCCGCCCGGCCCATATAATCACCAACGTCTTTTTGGAAGAGCGTGTTAATGTTTGTACCGCCAGatccaatttcaaattttcactcactctctccctctctctctctctctctccctctctccccttCTTCTCTCAGACACTCTTTTCCAACTCTCAAGCCCTATCTTCCGCCAAATCCCCAATTCGATTTCACCAATCGAAACCCCAACTCTGCAAATTCAACGTCACACCCTTATATCCGACCGTCGGCTCCACCAGATCGGCAGCTAAGAAGCGGGACCTGATTAATGGCGTCTCGCAACCAAAACAGGGCTCCTCGGAGCCCATTTTCTGTAAGCgagaaaaaaagaattaaaattttcagttttgattttgtttgcTTAATTCGGTGGGCGATgatttgttgttttgggttcAGAATGGAAGAAAAATGTATGAAATGACTTTTGGTGTTGGTTGAAAATTAATGGTTATGTAGGATTGTGTAAATAAAGGTTTCAGATGGGGGATTGTAATGGTGAGTTTTTCGTTTTGTGTAGAAAAAGAGTAGTCTTGATGAAGTTCCCTTAGACAAGCGGCGGAGAATCGAAACAAGAAAACCGGAGGTACCGAGTAGTATGGGCCGCCAACGACCGCCACTTGCTGTTGTTAAGCAAGACGCAGCAGGTACAAGCGATATAGGCAGTGTGGAGGGATCAGAGTGTGCCAATGTTGAGTTTACGAAGGAAGAAGTCGAGGCGTTGTTGGTTGAGAAGTTAAAAGTGAAGAAATTTGATCATAAGGTTTATTTCTCACCCCAATTGTTTTAATAAACAGGGCTTTTTTGTGTGCGTCTTTTGAAATCTGAattgttgtttctttttttttgtaacgTTTTTTATCCGGTCATATGGCAGGGGAAAGCTGAGCAGTTAGCTGATTATAGTAAGAGGCTGAAGCTATGCATCAAATGGTTGCAGGAAGTTGAGGAAGGCCATATTCTCGAGGAGGAAAAACTACGGAATGCATTGGCTTCTGCAGAAAAAAAATGCGCGGATACTGGTAATTTCTTTATTCTTTATTCATGCCATTGTCTGTTGGAGTTGCATAACTTCGTAACTAACCGATGAATTGCTTATATGTGGTGGTGGTATATTAAGTATTATAGAGTTTTCGGATGGAAATCTCAAGCCATTTGTCAAGTAGTATCGTGCTTTTGTTACAAGTGAACCTATGTGGTTATGATATTTAAGAGATTTTGTTCAAAGGAACAGATTTGTAATATGTGttcaatttgtttatttttaagaGGTGGAGATGAGAAACAAGGTCGACGAGCTCAATGCCGTAAATTTAAAGCTGAGGGAAAATATAGCTACTTTAGAAGAGAAACTTGCGAAAGAAGAATCAGAGAAGTTGGTAAGGTTTCCAGTCATGCAGTTGCACACTAATTTTTGTGATAGGATTGTCATTCCCgcttttggtttttttgttcTTGGGTCTTTTCTTCGCATTTTTATTTTCATCCTTTTGTTTGACATTCAGGATGCGATTGCTAGTCACAGAAGTGAAAAGGAAGCAAGGGATGCTGCTGAGAAGTTGCAAGCTTCTCTCTCACAGAAGCTTGAAATAGTGCGGGAGGAGAAATTAGTTGCAGACAAGAAGGTAATACAGTCAGATTTTTCTCTTCCTTCTGCATATTACCTATTCTTTTCCGAATTCCCCTCCGGTTTATCAAAATTTGCATTCGGTAATGTTCCTAAAATTGTGCTGCTGCAGGTTTCTTCGTATCAGGATTTATATAATCGAGCACAAGAGTACAACAAGAGTCTACAACAGTACAATAGCAAACTCCAAAAAGATCTCGAAACTGCCACCGAGTCTCTCAAACGAGTTGAAGATGAGAAAAGGACTGTTCTGGAGACGCTTAGCAATTTGAGAGTTCACAATAAGGCATTGCAAGATGAGTTGACTAAAGTAACGGTACGTATGTACATGATATATACCTTTTTGTCACCTTTCACCACCCTATATATATCctagttcaatttttttgtaaactgAGAGACGGTTTTCTTGGGAAATGACCCATTTATTTACCTGAAATCCAAGAATATAACATGCCTCTTCACTGTATGTACATGATTTGCGTGTAGGCCTCACTGGACGAAACATCAAAGCAGAAGGAATTATTAGATAATGAAATCAAATGCCTTCGTGGGGAACTGCAGCAAGTTAGAGATGACCGCGATCGCCATGCAAGAGAGATTCAAGATATGAGGGATCAGGTGGTGAAGTACAAGGAAAACACCGAGATGTCGTGTGAAGAGTTAGATAGATTGATGAGAAAATCAAAAGCCTTGGAGGTTCATATTAgattctttattttgttttagttttttttatattttattttatgatttccTGCTGTATCAACTTTTTAATATTGTGGGCATGCTTTTTTAGGAAAGAGATTCATCTCAAAAACAGGAGATAGATACCTTAAAGCATGAGCTAAATGCTGCAAATGATAAATTGAAGGTAATATGAATTCAGTTGGGGTTTTAAAATGTTGCTTGTACCAGTCAATTTATAAGTTAACATCTACTGTTTACTTTCTCTTAGATGGTCAGTCAATCCGCTTCAGAAAcattgaaagaatttgaagaacATAAGAGAATCGTACAGGAGTTACAAAATCGCCTCGCTGAATCAGAGCTGCAAATACTGGAAGGAGAGAAGTTGAGGAAAAAGTTACATAACACTATTCTGGTAATTTTACTATGCTTAACATGTTATAGAGTTAATAAGATTTCAGGGTACTAATCTTTCTCTTTAATAGGAATTAAAAGGTAATATTAGGGTGTTCTGTCGAGTGCGTCCGTTGCTACCTGACGATGCCAATGCAACAGACGCCCCTGTAGTTTCTTATCCTACAGGAACAGAAGCTCTTGGCAGAGGCCTTGACTTGGTACAGAGTGGTATGGGCATgtctaataattttttactttaattagtttaaaatataaGTATACACCACTTTACTCAAGTTATTTTAATCTAATTCCACTATAAATGTTTGCAGGCCAAAAATTTAATTTCACATTTGACAAGGTGTTTCACCACGAGACTTCCCAACAAGACGTTTTTGTGGAAATATCGCAACTTGTACAAAGTGCACTTGATGGCTACAAGGTATAAGTTGAATCTTGTTCATGTGTTTTTAAAGGAACTAAATGTTCAttagattgatttttttttttttgcactttAAACCGTAACTCTTTTTTTTCCcattattttggtttttgagtCCATAATTGAGATAACTTTTGCCTTTAGGAATTAGCTGCCAGCGTTTAATATTTTGTGTATTTGGTTATGTATTgatcttgggagcagcctctccataaatgggggtaaggctagccgacattcacctctcccagaccctgcgtaaagcgggagccttgtgcactgggtacggtTATGTATTGATCGTTTTTCTTTCCCCATTAAGTATTTTATGGAATATGTTTTTAGAATTAGAACGGCTTCCAATTTCTTCAGTGaattcttttacctttcataCAGGCAAATGCATGcattaaaataaatattgatTATCTTTTTCAGGTCTGTATATTTGCGTATGGTCAAACAGGTTCCGGAAAAACTTATACTATGATGGGCAGACCAGATGCTCCAGAGCAAAAAGGTTTAATACCTCGTTCACTTGAGCAAATATTCCAAACGAGTCAAGCTCTTCAGGCCCAGGGTTGGAAATACAAAATGCAGGTACTACaacttgttttttgtttgtttaggtTTGCAAATTATAATGTCCTTTCAAAATATGTGCAGGCATCGATGCTTGAAATATACAATGAGAACATTCGTGACTTGTTATGCACTGGTCGTTCAAGCAGTGCAGACTTGTCAAAGACAGAAAATGGTGTTTGCGGAAAGCAGTACACGATAAAGCATGATGCAAATGGAAACACATATGTTTCTGACCTAACGATTGTTGATGTTTGCAACATAAACCAAATTTCATCTCTTCTACAACAGGCTGCACATAGCAGGTATGCATCAAAAGTATTCGAATCGGTCGTGATATTTCATATATGTTAGTTCATTTTGAGTCACTTTCATATGAAAGGCTGCACTTAGCAATGTTACTGTCAAGTTTTCAAAACATCAAATCTGATGTGGCTTTTCATTCTTGAATGCTATTTCTTAGGTCTGTAGGCAAGACTCATATGAATGAGCAATCTTCGAGAAGCCATTTTGTGTTTACCTTGCGTATATCTGGGATTAATGAGGTTTGTTTTGCGCTGATGTGATGTTATTGTTCTTCCTCACCAATCTTCCATTCGCTTTTTTTTATTACTGACATGCTTTCTTGCCTTGGTAGAACACGGAACAACAAGTCCAGGGGGTCTTAAATCTTATTGACCTTGCTGGTAGTGAAAGACTATCAAGGAGTGGTGCAACCGGAGAGCGTTTGAAGGAGACTCAGGTTCTTTTCTTCTTGAAATCCCCAATCTTCTTTCCCGAATAGAAGTAAATATATTCTCAAGTTTTATATTGGTTAGCTAACAATATGACATTAACAACCAGGCCATTAACAAAAGTCTCTCATCATTGAGCGACGTCATATTTGCTTTGGCGAAAAAGGAGGACCATGTTCCTTTTAGGAACTCCAAACTGACATATCTTCTACAGGTATAGTAATCTTTGATTATTTTTACCATTATGGCAGCTTGCTGTATTCTTGAACAATTGTAATAGTTACATTGTTGGATGACATCTCGTTTAATGTATAAACAGCCTTGTTTGGGAGGAGATTCGAAAACATTGATGGTTGTTAACATCTCCCCGGATTCCTCTTCGGTTGGGGAATCCCTCTGCTCACTTCGATTTGCTGCTAGGGTCAATGCTtgtgaaattgggattcctcgGAGGCAAACCTCCATGAAACCTGCAGATAATCGATTAAGTTACGGCTAGCTTTGTCATCTTTTCTGTTTGGAGGTTGGTTGCTGTCGTCTGTATGAGGGAAAGGGTGTGTTTTTGTAGATCTTGTGCTTTAAGGTACTACAAAATTTGTACTTGTAGATTTGTATCGTGTACTGAGAGATCAGTACTTTTTTCTCTATGCTTATGAGTTATGACTATATAGATTTATTGTTTCAGTAACTTGATTTATTGCTGTATGAGAAAATGTTCCTTATTGGATCAACACTTATCCCAAGTAATGATTGGCATATTCCTTTGTTAGTTGAATACAATAACAACAAATCTTAATCTCTCTAATTGGGTCG carries:
- the LOC114827802 gene encoding oxygen-evolving enhancer protein 3-2, chloroplastic-like produces the protein MAQAMASMAGLHGSSQAVLEGSLHLSSSSRLNAVSSTGRLAVARSGLTIRAQQVPSEPETSRRAVLGLVAVGLASGSFVQAVLAEAKPIKIGPPPPPSGGLPGTLNSDEARDLDLPLKERFFLQPLTPAQAAARAKESAKEIVAVKEFIDKKAWPYVQNDLRLRSSYLRYDLKTVISAKPKPEKEPLKELAGKLFKDIDGLDHAAKIKSTPEAEKYYAATVSSLNDVLAKLG
- the LOC114827803 gene encoding kinesin-like protein KIN-14C codes for the protein MASRNQNRAPRSPFSKKSSLDEVPLDKRRRIETRKPEVPSSMGRQRPPLAVVKQDAAGTSDIGSVEGSECANVEFTKEEVEALLVEKLKVKKFDHKGKAEQLADYSKRLKLCIKWLQEVEEGHILEEEKLRNALASAEKKCADTEVEMRNKVDELNAVNLKLRENIATLEEKLAKEESEKLDAIASHRSEKEARDAAEKLQASLSQKLEIVREEKLVADKKVSSYQDLYNRAQEYNKSLQQYNSKLQKDLETATESLKRVEDEKRTVLETLSNLRVHNKALQDELTKVTASLDETSKQKELLDNEIKCLRGELQQVRDDRDRHAREIQDMRDQVVKYKENTEMSCEELDRLMRKSKALEERDSSQKQEIDTLKHELNAANDKLKMVSQSASETLKEFEEHKRIVQELQNRLAESELQILEGEKLRKKLHNTILELKGNIRVFCRVRPLLPDDANATDAPVVSYPTGTEALGRGLDLVQSGQKFNFTFDKVFHHETSQQDVFVEISQLVQSALDGYKVCIFAYGQTGSGKTYTMMGRPDAPEQKGLIPRSLEQIFQTSQALQAQGWKYKMQASMLEIYNENIRDLLCTGRSSSADLSKTENGVCGKQYTIKHDANGNTYVSDLTIVDVCNINQISSLLQQAAHSRSVGKTHMNEQSSRSHFVFTLRISGINENTEQQVQGVLNLIDLAGSERLSRSGATGERLKETQAINKSLSSLSDVIFALAKKEDHVPFRNSKLTYLLQPCLGGDSKTLMVVNISPDSSSVGESLCSLRFAARVNACEIGIPRRQTSMKPADNRLSYG